One Rosa chinensis cultivar Old Blush chromosome 3, RchiOBHm-V2, whole genome shotgun sequence DNA window includes the following coding sequences:
- the LOC112192165 gene encoding lysosomal Pro-X carboxypeptidase isoform X7 produces MVWHASAGLGGWRCDGGRFGVDHGSDHDVGGGGDDQAGSNSARHRFYGKSLPFGGKKDVAYSNASTLGYLSSTQALADYASLIIDLKKNLTGTDSPVVVFGGSYGGMLAAWFRLKYPHVTIGALASSSPILNFENITSPDSFNNIVTKDFRSESESCYRVIKGSWENIKDTAKQPGGLELLRKSFKICTNNISVDDLQNWLETAYLYTAMTDYPTPSNFMSPMPAYPVKQMCKAIDDPTTGNDTFAKLYGAATVYYNYSGTAKCFDLNDKSDPHDLGGWDWQACTEMIMQTDGNNEESMFPPSEWQYKDQVSYCEETYGVEPRPTWITTEFGGHLDADLGSFQKSLVIVAGFETFFIEVCVQDIKRVLRRFGSNIIFFNGLRDPWSGGGVLTNISKRIVAIVAKEGAHHVDLRFKTSEDPEWLNDVRKQEIKIIAKWISEYYHDLADKH; encoded by the exons ATGGTCTGGCATGCATCGGCCGGGTTGGGAGGCTGGAGGTGTGATGGTGGCAGGTTTGGTGTAGATCACGGCAGTGATCACGATGTTGGTGGCGGCGGTGATGATCAAGCTGGCAGtaactctgctagg CATAGGTTCTATGGAAAGTCTTTACCTTTTGGGGGCAAGAAAGATGTGGCTTATAGCAACGCAAGTACACTGGGATATCTGAGCTCCACACAAGCCTTGGCAGATTATGCTTCCTTAATTATTGATTTGAAGAAGAATTTGACAGGAACTGACTCACCTGTAGTGGTCTTTGGAGGTTCCTATGGAGGAA tgCTGGCAGCATGGTTTAGGTTGAAATATCCCCATGTTACAATTGGAGCTTTGGCATCATCTTCTCCGATCCTCAATTTTGAGAACATAACATCTCCAGATAGCTTCAACAATATAGTCACTAAAGACTTtagg AGTGAGAGTGAAAGTTGTTACAGAGTGATCAAGGGCTCATGGGAAAATATCAAAGACACTGCAAAGCAACCTGGAGGGCTTGAGCTACTCCGGAAATCGTTTAAAATATGCAC GAATAATATTAGCGTAGATGATCTTCAAAATTGGCTTGAAACTGCTTATCTTTACACAGCAATGACGGATTATCCTACTCCCTCGAATTTCATGAGTCCCATGCCAGCATATCCAGTGAAACAG ATGTGTAAGGCAATAGATGATCCAACAACGGGAAATGATACATTTGCAAAGCTATATGGTGCAGCTACTGTCTACTATAATTACAGTGGGACGGCCAAGTGTTTCGATCTTAATGATAAATCAGATCCTCACGACCTCGGAGGATGGGATTGGCAG GCGTGTACGGAGATGATAATGCAAACAGATGGTAACAATGAGGAGAGCATGTTCCCACCTTCTGAGTGGCAATACAAAGATCAAGTCTCTTATTGCGAAGAGACTTACGGCGTTGAGCCTAGGCCTACTTGGATCACCACGGAGTTTGGCGGCCAT TTGGATGCAGATTTAGGAAGTTTCCAAAAATCCCTGGTTATCGTAGCCGGCTTTGAAACATTTTTCATTGAAGTATGTGTTCAG GATATCAAGAGGGTTTTGAGAAGATTTGGGAGCAACATCATCTTCTTTAATGGCTTAAGAGACCCTTGGAGTGGTGGAGG GGTGCTGACCAATATTTCCAAGAGGATAGTAGCAATTGTTGCAAAAGAAG GTGCTCACCATGTTGACTTGAGGTTCAAAACTAGTGAAGATCCAGAATGGCTTAACGATGTgaggaagcaagagatcaagATCATTGCAAAGTGGATCTCAGAATATTATCATGACCTTGCTGATAAACATTAG
- the LOC112192165 gene encoding lysosomal Pro-X carboxypeptidase isoform X1, producing MKKMTESRSPFLFWFSFFCLLHSLPVHSAKSSHRRFPSLLISPGEKISPSAGQNQLYRTKYFTQVLDHFNYYPKSNETFQQRYLINDTFWGGAKSNAPIFVYTGNEGNIEWFAENTGFLYDTAPHFKALIIFIEADLVRGPEVGTRASGARLWPDLLTKPRLGVDWFDEGRTTTKGVWLSDDDGGNWSRSSTRDRGIVLEYWDMVWHASAGLGGWRCDGGRFGVDHGSDHDVGGGGDDQAGSNSARHRFYGKSLPFGGKKDVAYSNASTLGYLSSTQALADYASLIIDLKKNLTGTDSPVVVFGGSYGGMLAAWFRLKYPHVTIGALASSSPILNFENITSPDSFNNIVTKDFRSESESCYRVIKGSWENIKDTAKQPGGLELLRKSFKICTNNISVDDLQNWLETAYLYTAMTDYPTPSNFMSPMPAYPVKQMCKAIDDPTTGNDTFAKLYGAATVYYNYSGTAKCFDLNDKSDPHDLGGWDWQACTEMIMQTDGNNEESMFPPSEWQYKDQVSYCEETYGVEPRPTWITTEFGGHLDADLGSFQKSLVIVAGFETFFIEVCVQDIKRVLRRFGSNIIFFNGLRDPWSGGGVLTNISKRIVAIVAKEGAHHVDLRFKTSEDPEWLNDVRKQEIKIIAKWISEYYHDLADKH from the exons atgaaaaagaTGACAGAATCTAGGTCCCCATTTCTTTTCTGGTTCTCTTTCTTCTGTTTGCTTCATTCTCTTCCTGTCCACTCTGCCAAATCCTCACATCGTAGATTCCCATCTTTACTGATATCCCCAGGAGAAAAGATATCACCTTCTGCTGGTCAAAACCAACTTTACAGAACCAAATACTTCACCCAAGTCCTTGATCATTTCAATTACTATCCCAAGAGCAATGAAACTTTCCAACAGAGGTATTTGATAAATGATACGTTCTGGGGAGGCGCCAAGAGCAATGCTCCAATCTTTGTTTACACTGGTAATGAAGGGAACATAGAATGGTTTGCGGAGAACACTGGTTTTCTGTATGACACGGCTCCCCATTTTAAAGCCCTCATCATTTTCATTGAG GCGGATTTGGTACGAGGGCCGGAAGTGGGTACTAGAGCGAGCGGTGCTAGACTGTGGCCGGATTTGCTCACAAAGCCTCGACTTGGGGTGGACTGGTTTGACGAAGGTCGGACGACGACCAAGGGTGTTTGGTTGTCAGATGACGACGGCGGCAACTGGTCAAGGTCTTCTACTCGTGACCGCGGTATTGTTCTTGAGTACTGGGACATGGTCTGGCATGCATCGGCCGGGTTGGGAGGCTGGAGGTGTGATGGTGGCAGGTTTGGTGTAGATCACGGCAGTGATCACGATGTTGGTGGCGGCGGTGATGATCAAGCTGGCAGtaactctgctagg CATAGGTTCTATGGAAAGTCTTTACCTTTTGGGGGCAAGAAAGATGTGGCTTATAGCAACGCAAGTACACTGGGATATCTGAGCTCCACACAAGCCTTGGCAGATTATGCTTCCTTAATTATTGATTTGAAGAAGAATTTGACAGGAACTGACTCACCTGTAGTGGTCTTTGGAGGTTCCTATGGAGGAA tgCTGGCAGCATGGTTTAGGTTGAAATATCCCCATGTTACAATTGGAGCTTTGGCATCATCTTCTCCGATCCTCAATTTTGAGAACATAACATCTCCAGATAGCTTCAACAATATAGTCACTAAAGACTTtagg AGTGAGAGTGAAAGTTGTTACAGAGTGATCAAGGGCTCATGGGAAAATATCAAAGACACTGCAAAGCAACCTGGAGGGCTTGAGCTACTCCGGAAATCGTTTAAAATATGCAC GAATAATATTAGCGTAGATGATCTTCAAAATTGGCTTGAAACTGCTTATCTTTACACAGCAATGACGGATTATCCTACTCCCTCGAATTTCATGAGTCCCATGCCAGCATATCCAGTGAAACAG ATGTGTAAGGCAATAGATGATCCAACAACGGGAAATGATACATTTGCAAAGCTATATGGTGCAGCTACTGTCTACTATAATTACAGTGGGACGGCCAAGTGTTTCGATCTTAATGATAAATCAGATCCTCACGACCTCGGAGGATGGGATTGGCAG GCGTGTACGGAGATGATAATGCAAACAGATGGTAACAATGAGGAGAGCATGTTCCCACCTTCTGAGTGGCAATACAAAGATCAAGTCTCTTATTGCGAAGAGACTTACGGCGTTGAGCCTAGGCCTACTTGGATCACCACGGAGTTTGGCGGCCAT TTGGATGCAGATTTAGGAAGTTTCCAAAAATCCCTGGTTATCGTAGCCGGCTTTGAAACATTTTTCATTGAAGTATGTGTTCAG GATATCAAGAGGGTTTTGAGAAGATTTGGGAGCAACATCATCTTCTTTAATGGCTTAAGAGACCCTTGGAGTGGTGGAGG GGTGCTGACCAATATTTCCAAGAGGATAGTAGCAATTGTTGCAAAAGAAG GTGCTCACCATGTTGACTTGAGGTTCAAAACTAGTGAAGATCCAGAATGGCTTAACGATGTgaggaagcaagagatcaagATCATTGCAAAGTGGATCTCAGAATATTATCATGACCTTGCTGATAAACATTAG
- the LOC112192165 gene encoding lysosomal Pro-X carboxypeptidase isoform X2, translated as MKKMTESRSPFLFWFSFFCLLHSLPVHSAKSSHRRFPSLLISPGEKISPSAGQNQLYRTKYFTQVLDHFNYYPKSNETFQQRYLINDTFWGGAKSNAPIFVYTGNEGNIEWFAENTGFLYDTAPHFKALIIFIEADLVRGPEVGTRASGARLWPDLLTKPRLGVDWFDEGRTTTKGVWLSDDDGGNWSRSSTRDRGIVLEYWDMVWHASAGLGGWRCDGGRFGVDHGSDHDVGGGGDDQAGSNSARHRFYGKSLPFGGKKDVAYSNASTLGYLSSTQALADYASLIIDLKKNLTGTDSPVVVFGGSYGGMLAAWFRLKYPHVTIGALASSSPILNFENITSPDSFNNIVTKDFRSESESCYRVIKGSWENIKDTAKQPGGLELLRKSFKICTNNISVDDLQNWLETAYLYTAMTDYPTPSNFMSPMPAYPVKQMCKAIDDPTTGNDTFAKLYGAATVYYNYSGTAKCFDLNDKSDPHDLGGWDWQACTEMIMQTDGNNEESMFPPSEWQYKDQVSYCEETYGVEPRPTWITTEFGGHDIKRVLRRFGSNIIFFNGLRDPWSGGGVLTNISKRIVAIVAKEGAHHVDLRFKTSEDPEWLNDVRKQEIKIIAKWISEYYHDLADKH; from the exons atgaaaaagaTGACAGAATCTAGGTCCCCATTTCTTTTCTGGTTCTCTTTCTTCTGTTTGCTTCATTCTCTTCCTGTCCACTCTGCCAAATCCTCACATCGTAGATTCCCATCTTTACTGATATCCCCAGGAGAAAAGATATCACCTTCTGCTGGTCAAAACCAACTTTACAGAACCAAATACTTCACCCAAGTCCTTGATCATTTCAATTACTATCCCAAGAGCAATGAAACTTTCCAACAGAGGTATTTGATAAATGATACGTTCTGGGGAGGCGCCAAGAGCAATGCTCCAATCTTTGTTTACACTGGTAATGAAGGGAACATAGAATGGTTTGCGGAGAACACTGGTTTTCTGTATGACACGGCTCCCCATTTTAAAGCCCTCATCATTTTCATTGAG GCGGATTTGGTACGAGGGCCGGAAGTGGGTACTAGAGCGAGCGGTGCTAGACTGTGGCCGGATTTGCTCACAAAGCCTCGACTTGGGGTGGACTGGTTTGACGAAGGTCGGACGACGACCAAGGGTGTTTGGTTGTCAGATGACGACGGCGGCAACTGGTCAAGGTCTTCTACTCGTGACCGCGGTATTGTTCTTGAGTACTGGGACATGGTCTGGCATGCATCGGCCGGGTTGGGAGGCTGGAGGTGTGATGGTGGCAGGTTTGGTGTAGATCACGGCAGTGATCACGATGTTGGTGGCGGCGGTGATGATCAAGCTGGCAGtaactctgctagg CATAGGTTCTATGGAAAGTCTTTACCTTTTGGGGGCAAGAAAGATGTGGCTTATAGCAACGCAAGTACACTGGGATATCTGAGCTCCACACAAGCCTTGGCAGATTATGCTTCCTTAATTATTGATTTGAAGAAGAATTTGACAGGAACTGACTCACCTGTAGTGGTCTTTGGAGGTTCCTATGGAGGAA tgCTGGCAGCATGGTTTAGGTTGAAATATCCCCATGTTACAATTGGAGCTTTGGCATCATCTTCTCCGATCCTCAATTTTGAGAACATAACATCTCCAGATAGCTTCAACAATATAGTCACTAAAGACTTtagg AGTGAGAGTGAAAGTTGTTACAGAGTGATCAAGGGCTCATGGGAAAATATCAAAGACACTGCAAAGCAACCTGGAGGGCTTGAGCTACTCCGGAAATCGTTTAAAATATGCAC GAATAATATTAGCGTAGATGATCTTCAAAATTGGCTTGAAACTGCTTATCTTTACACAGCAATGACGGATTATCCTACTCCCTCGAATTTCATGAGTCCCATGCCAGCATATCCAGTGAAACAG ATGTGTAAGGCAATAGATGATCCAACAACGGGAAATGATACATTTGCAAAGCTATATGGTGCAGCTACTGTCTACTATAATTACAGTGGGACGGCCAAGTGTTTCGATCTTAATGATAAATCAGATCCTCACGACCTCGGAGGATGGGATTGGCAG GCGTGTACGGAGATGATAATGCAAACAGATGGTAACAATGAGGAGAGCATGTTCCCACCTTCTGAGTGGCAATACAAAGATCAAGTCTCTTATTGCGAAGAGACTTACGGCGTTGAGCCTAGGCCTACTTGGATCACCACGGAGTTTGGCGGCCAT GATATCAAGAGGGTTTTGAGAAGATTTGGGAGCAACATCATCTTCTTTAATGGCTTAAGAGACCCTTGGAGTGGTGGAGG GGTGCTGACCAATATTTCCAAGAGGATAGTAGCAATTGTTGCAAAAGAAG GTGCTCACCATGTTGACTTGAGGTTCAAAACTAGTGAAGATCCAGAATGGCTTAACGATGTgaggaagcaagagatcaagATCATTGCAAAGTGGATCTCAGAATATTATCATGACCTTGCTGATAAACATTAG
- the LOC112192165 gene encoding lysosomal Pro-X carboxypeptidase isoform X3 gives MKKMTESRSPFLFWFSFFCLLHSLPVHSAKSSHRRFPSLLISPGEKISPSAGQNQLYRTKYFTQVLDHFNYYPKSNETFQQRYLINDTFWGGAKSNAPIFVYTGNEGNIEWFAENTGFLYDTAPHFKALIIFIEHRFYGKSLPFGGKKDVAYSNASTLGYLSSTQALADYASLIIDLKKNLTGTDSPVVVFGGSYGGMLAAWFRLKYPHVTIGALASSSPILNFENITSPDSFNNIVTKDFRSESESCYRVIKGSWENIKDTAKQPGGLELLRKSFKICTNNISVDDLQNWLETAYLYTAMTDYPTPSNFMSPMPAYPVKQMCKAIDDPTTGNDTFAKLYGAATVYYNYSGTAKCFDLNDKSDPHDLGGWDWQACTEMIMQTDGNNEESMFPPSEWQYKDQVSYCEETYGVEPRPTWITTEFGGHLDADLGSFQKSLVIVAGFETFFIEVCVQDIKRVLRRFGSNIIFFNGLRDPWSGGGVLTNISKRIVAIVAKEGAHHVDLRFKTSEDPEWLNDVRKQEIKIIAKWISEYYHDLADKH, from the exons atgaaaaagaTGACAGAATCTAGGTCCCCATTTCTTTTCTGGTTCTCTTTCTTCTGTTTGCTTCATTCTCTTCCTGTCCACTCTGCCAAATCCTCACATCGTAGATTCCCATCTTTACTGATATCCCCAGGAGAAAAGATATCACCTTCTGCTGGTCAAAACCAACTTTACAGAACCAAATACTTCACCCAAGTCCTTGATCATTTCAATTACTATCCCAAGAGCAATGAAACTTTCCAACAGAGGTATTTGATAAATGATACGTTCTGGGGAGGCGCCAAGAGCAATGCTCCAATCTTTGTTTACACTGGTAATGAAGGGAACATAGAATGGTTTGCGGAGAACACTGGTTTTCTGTATGACACGGCTCCCCATTTTAAAGCCCTCATCATTTTCATTGAG CATAGGTTCTATGGAAAGTCTTTACCTTTTGGGGGCAAGAAAGATGTGGCTTATAGCAACGCAAGTACACTGGGATATCTGAGCTCCACACAAGCCTTGGCAGATTATGCTTCCTTAATTATTGATTTGAAGAAGAATTTGACAGGAACTGACTCACCTGTAGTGGTCTTTGGAGGTTCCTATGGAGGAA tgCTGGCAGCATGGTTTAGGTTGAAATATCCCCATGTTACAATTGGAGCTTTGGCATCATCTTCTCCGATCCTCAATTTTGAGAACATAACATCTCCAGATAGCTTCAACAATATAGTCACTAAAGACTTtagg AGTGAGAGTGAAAGTTGTTACAGAGTGATCAAGGGCTCATGGGAAAATATCAAAGACACTGCAAAGCAACCTGGAGGGCTTGAGCTACTCCGGAAATCGTTTAAAATATGCAC GAATAATATTAGCGTAGATGATCTTCAAAATTGGCTTGAAACTGCTTATCTTTACACAGCAATGACGGATTATCCTACTCCCTCGAATTTCATGAGTCCCATGCCAGCATATCCAGTGAAACAG ATGTGTAAGGCAATAGATGATCCAACAACGGGAAATGATACATTTGCAAAGCTATATGGTGCAGCTACTGTCTACTATAATTACAGTGGGACGGCCAAGTGTTTCGATCTTAATGATAAATCAGATCCTCACGACCTCGGAGGATGGGATTGGCAG GCGTGTACGGAGATGATAATGCAAACAGATGGTAACAATGAGGAGAGCATGTTCCCACCTTCTGAGTGGCAATACAAAGATCAAGTCTCTTATTGCGAAGAGACTTACGGCGTTGAGCCTAGGCCTACTTGGATCACCACGGAGTTTGGCGGCCAT TTGGATGCAGATTTAGGAAGTTTCCAAAAATCCCTGGTTATCGTAGCCGGCTTTGAAACATTTTTCATTGAAGTATGTGTTCAG GATATCAAGAGGGTTTTGAGAAGATTTGGGAGCAACATCATCTTCTTTAATGGCTTAAGAGACCCTTGGAGTGGTGGAGG GGTGCTGACCAATATTTCCAAGAGGATAGTAGCAATTGTTGCAAAAGAAG GTGCTCACCATGTTGACTTGAGGTTCAAAACTAGTGAAGATCCAGAATGGCTTAACGATGTgaggaagcaagagatcaagATCATTGCAAAGTGGATCTCAGAATATTATCATGACCTTGCTGATAAACATTAG
- the LOC112192165 gene encoding lysosomal Pro-X carboxypeptidase isoform X5, giving the protein MKKMTESRSPFLFWFSFFCLLHSLPVHSAKSSHRRFPSLLISPGEKISPSAGQNQLYRTKYFTQVLDHFNYYPKSNETFQQRYLINDTFWGGAKSNAPIFVYTGNEGNIEWFAENTGFLYDTAPHFKALIIFIEHRFYGKSLPFGGKKDVAYSNASTLGYLSSTQALADYASLIIDLKKNLTGTDSPVVVFGGSYGGMLAAWFRLKYPHVTIGALASSSPILNFENITSPDSFNNIVTKDFRSESESCYRVIKGSWENIKDTAKQPGGLELLRKSFKICTNNISVDDLQNWLETAYLYTAMTDYPTPSNFMSPMPAYPVKQMCKAIDDPTTGNDTFAKLYGAATVYYNYSGTAKCFDLNDKSDPHDLGGWDWQACTEMIMQTDGNNEESMFPPSEWQYKDQVSYCEETYGVEPRPTWITTEFGGHDIKRVLRRFGSNIIFFNGLRDPWSGGGVLTNISKRIVAIVAKEGAHHVDLRFKTSEDPEWLNDVRKQEIKIIAKWISEYYHDLADKH; this is encoded by the exons atgaaaaagaTGACAGAATCTAGGTCCCCATTTCTTTTCTGGTTCTCTTTCTTCTGTTTGCTTCATTCTCTTCCTGTCCACTCTGCCAAATCCTCACATCGTAGATTCCCATCTTTACTGATATCCCCAGGAGAAAAGATATCACCTTCTGCTGGTCAAAACCAACTTTACAGAACCAAATACTTCACCCAAGTCCTTGATCATTTCAATTACTATCCCAAGAGCAATGAAACTTTCCAACAGAGGTATTTGATAAATGATACGTTCTGGGGAGGCGCCAAGAGCAATGCTCCAATCTTTGTTTACACTGGTAATGAAGGGAACATAGAATGGTTTGCGGAGAACACTGGTTTTCTGTATGACACGGCTCCCCATTTTAAAGCCCTCATCATTTTCATTGAG CATAGGTTCTATGGAAAGTCTTTACCTTTTGGGGGCAAGAAAGATGTGGCTTATAGCAACGCAAGTACACTGGGATATCTGAGCTCCACACAAGCCTTGGCAGATTATGCTTCCTTAATTATTGATTTGAAGAAGAATTTGACAGGAACTGACTCACCTGTAGTGGTCTTTGGAGGTTCCTATGGAGGAA tgCTGGCAGCATGGTTTAGGTTGAAATATCCCCATGTTACAATTGGAGCTTTGGCATCATCTTCTCCGATCCTCAATTTTGAGAACATAACATCTCCAGATAGCTTCAACAATATAGTCACTAAAGACTTtagg AGTGAGAGTGAAAGTTGTTACAGAGTGATCAAGGGCTCATGGGAAAATATCAAAGACACTGCAAAGCAACCTGGAGGGCTTGAGCTACTCCGGAAATCGTTTAAAATATGCAC GAATAATATTAGCGTAGATGATCTTCAAAATTGGCTTGAAACTGCTTATCTTTACACAGCAATGACGGATTATCCTACTCCCTCGAATTTCATGAGTCCCATGCCAGCATATCCAGTGAAACAG ATGTGTAAGGCAATAGATGATCCAACAACGGGAAATGATACATTTGCAAAGCTATATGGTGCAGCTACTGTCTACTATAATTACAGTGGGACGGCCAAGTGTTTCGATCTTAATGATAAATCAGATCCTCACGACCTCGGAGGATGGGATTGGCAG GCGTGTACGGAGATGATAATGCAAACAGATGGTAACAATGAGGAGAGCATGTTCCCACCTTCTGAGTGGCAATACAAAGATCAAGTCTCTTATTGCGAAGAGACTTACGGCGTTGAGCCTAGGCCTACTTGGATCACCACGGAGTTTGGCGGCCAT GATATCAAGAGGGTTTTGAGAAGATTTGGGAGCAACATCATCTTCTTTAATGGCTTAAGAGACCCTTGGAGTGGTGGAGG GGTGCTGACCAATATTTCCAAGAGGATAGTAGCAATTGTTGCAAAAGAAG GTGCTCACCATGTTGACTTGAGGTTCAAAACTAGTGAAGATCCAGAATGGCTTAACGATGTgaggaagcaagagatcaagATCATTGCAAAGTGGATCTCAGAATATTATCATGACCTTGCTGATAAACATTAG
- the LOC112192165 gene encoding lysosomal Pro-X carboxypeptidase isoform X4: MKKMTESRSPFLFWFSFFCLLHSLPVHSAKSSHRRFPSLLISPGEKISPSAGQNQLYRTKYFTQVLDHFNYYPKSNETFQQRYLINDTFWGGAKSNAPIFVYTGNEGNIEWFAENTGFLYDTAPHFKALIIFIEADLVRGPEVGTRASGARLWPDLLTKPRLGVDWFDEGRTTTKGVWLSDDDGGNWSRSSTRDRGIVLEYWDMVWHASAGLGGWRCDGGRFGVDHGSDHDVGGGGDDQAGSNSARHRFYGKSLPFGGKKDVAYSNASTLGYLSSTQALADYASLIIDLKKNLTGTDSPVVVFGGSYGGMLAAWFRLKYPHVTIGALASSSPILNFENITSPDSFNNIVTKDFRSESESCYRVIKGSWENIKDTAKQPGGLELLRKSFKICTNNISVDDLQNWLETAYLYTAMTDYPTPSNFMSPMPAYPVKQMCKAIDDPTTGNDTFAKLYGAATVYYNYSGTAKCFDLNDKSDPHDLGGWDWQACTEMIMQTDGNNEESMFPPSEWQYKDQVSYCEETYGVEPRPTWITTEFGGHI; the protein is encoded by the exons atgaaaaagaTGACAGAATCTAGGTCCCCATTTCTTTTCTGGTTCTCTTTCTTCTGTTTGCTTCATTCTCTTCCTGTCCACTCTGCCAAATCCTCACATCGTAGATTCCCATCTTTACTGATATCCCCAGGAGAAAAGATATCACCTTCTGCTGGTCAAAACCAACTTTACAGAACCAAATACTTCACCCAAGTCCTTGATCATTTCAATTACTATCCCAAGAGCAATGAAACTTTCCAACAGAGGTATTTGATAAATGATACGTTCTGGGGAGGCGCCAAGAGCAATGCTCCAATCTTTGTTTACACTGGTAATGAAGGGAACATAGAATGGTTTGCGGAGAACACTGGTTTTCTGTATGACACGGCTCCCCATTTTAAAGCCCTCATCATTTTCATTGAG GCGGATTTGGTACGAGGGCCGGAAGTGGGTACTAGAGCGAGCGGTGCTAGACTGTGGCCGGATTTGCTCACAAAGCCTCGACTTGGGGTGGACTGGTTTGACGAAGGTCGGACGACGACCAAGGGTGTTTGGTTGTCAGATGACGACGGCGGCAACTGGTCAAGGTCTTCTACTCGTGACCGCGGTATTGTTCTTGAGTACTGGGACATGGTCTGGCATGCATCGGCCGGGTTGGGAGGCTGGAGGTGTGATGGTGGCAGGTTTGGTGTAGATCACGGCAGTGATCACGATGTTGGTGGCGGCGGTGATGATCAAGCTGGCAGtaactctgctagg CATAGGTTCTATGGAAAGTCTTTACCTTTTGGGGGCAAGAAAGATGTGGCTTATAGCAACGCAAGTACACTGGGATATCTGAGCTCCACACAAGCCTTGGCAGATTATGCTTCCTTAATTATTGATTTGAAGAAGAATTTGACAGGAACTGACTCACCTGTAGTGGTCTTTGGAGGTTCCTATGGAGGAA tgCTGGCAGCATGGTTTAGGTTGAAATATCCCCATGTTACAATTGGAGCTTTGGCATCATCTTCTCCGATCCTCAATTTTGAGAACATAACATCTCCAGATAGCTTCAACAATATAGTCACTAAAGACTTtagg AGTGAGAGTGAAAGTTGTTACAGAGTGATCAAGGGCTCATGGGAAAATATCAAAGACACTGCAAAGCAACCTGGAGGGCTTGAGCTACTCCGGAAATCGTTTAAAATATGCAC GAATAATATTAGCGTAGATGATCTTCAAAATTGGCTTGAAACTGCTTATCTTTACACAGCAATGACGGATTATCCTACTCCCTCGAATTTCATGAGTCCCATGCCAGCATATCCAGTGAAACAG ATGTGTAAGGCAATAGATGATCCAACAACGGGAAATGATACATTTGCAAAGCTATATGGTGCAGCTACTGTCTACTATAATTACAGTGGGACGGCCAAGTGTTTCGATCTTAATGATAAATCAGATCCTCACGACCTCGGAGGATGGGATTGGCAG GCGTGTACGGAGATGATAATGCAAACAGATGGTAACAATGAGGAGAGCATGTTCCCACCTTCTGAGTGGCAATACAAAGATCAAGTCTCTTATTGCGAAGAGACTTACGGCGTTGAGCCTAGGCCTACTTGGATCACCACGGAGTTTGGCGGCCAT ATTTAG